Below is a genomic region from Leptolyngbyaceae cyanobacterium.
CATAATTCCATTAAGAGGATTAGCAAACCATTCTTGATGTTCTTTAGCACTAGGAAGCCGAGTTTGATAATATGAGTGTTTGGCTATATGAGGGTGGCCATTTTTGTCTAAATAGCTGGGATTTTTACCCTTATATAATCTTTCTGGAACCAGCTTCCCATCTACCCACTCACAGGAAATATTAGTTCCCTTTTTATCTTTTATGGCAGTATCAATTTTAGGATACCGATAACGGTCTTGCGCCGGAGCAACAGGTAAAACTGGTAGCCCTTGAGAAGAGAGCCAGTCTAACGCTTTGGTTTTTTCTATCTCATAATTGTTGTTCATTTGAATCTGAAGAGTAATTTTCTTGTAGCCACTGTAAAGGAGGAATATCACCGATGACTAGGAACAAACGATTAATTAATATTTGATGTGCGTTTTGAGCATAAACTAATTGGTCATCCCAATGAATTTCTAACAGTTCTGGTTCGGCTGTAATATCTCCATTCCAAGTAGGATGGGGATAAAGTGATCCATCTTCAATTTCAAAAGCTTCTTGACCATCCAACAAAACCTTAATGTAATGAGGTACATAATTTCCAGGTAAAGGTAGTGAAAATTCATCGGTAAACTGTGGATAAACATTTGTCATCTTTCCTGACCTCGATCGCGGGTACTATTTTTTGTTAATTCTACACAAAGCCTAGAAAATTTTTGGCGATCGGTTGAGTTAACCTTTGTTAAAATCACTTGATTTTTGTCCGCAATCAGGATTTCACCCCTGGATTTCTCAACCACTTTAGTTGTATCATTAGTAGCTGACAAGCGATAATATTTACCTTCAAAAACTTTGGCAGCACCTTGCTTTTTACCTAACTTTTGTAAAATCGTGTGGGTAGCCTGAAAAATATAATCAGTTTGTTGGCGGTAAGCATCAAAATCTGCTTGCATCGCCGTTTGAGTTTCTGGACTTATTGGAAAATTAGAAACCGATCGATCTGGATATTGTACGGCTTCTTTTGAACTAGCTTTCATCTGCTCTCCTAAAGCTTTTATTTGTTCTAAATAGGAAGGATCGCGACCTAAATCTCGTGCTTGTGCATACCACAAACGCAACTGATTCAAAGAGGGAAAGTGCTTCTGTTCGTTATCTATTGGCTGAGTTGGGATGGTAATATCATCGGAAAGCGCTGAGGTTGGCTTATTCTCAGAGTCGGGTGATTGAGTTGGTGCGATCGCTTCTTTATTTGTCAAGTTCAAATCATCAGGAGAAATTAATTCTGTTTCCGATGTTTGTTGTACAATATCAACAATTTTATTATCTTCACATTTGGATTCTAAATCTAATAGTTCGTGTTTATGTTGACTAAGCTCATAGCCATTAATTTTTTCGAGTTGTGTAGCTATTACATCTGGCTTTTGCTCATTAAATTCATTCTCGGTACTCAAAGAAATATCGGCTCGATCGGCTACAACAGATGTCCATACTTTAGCGGTAGCTTCTGCAAACCCTTGTGCGAGCAGATTGCTGGAAAACATTTGAGCAAATCCGCGATCGTGCGAACGCGCCTCTCCCCCTGTAAACGGATTTTGGGTTGCCACTTCTTTCAACTTAAGCGAACCATCTCCACCAATCCGGTACACCATTTCGCTATCAATAAAAGTATCGCCGCCCTGCTCCAAATAGTGAGTTAAGTAAAGTTCATTCCCATACCTTTCAATTACCAGCGGAATGTATGGCTCGTTTTCTACTTTGAGGTGAAAATCATCTCCTTTCATAATTTCTGTTGCTAAACCAGATTTATGCAGTAAAGTTGCCACTTTTTTAGCTCCAGCTTCTTTTTGTTGTGGTGCAGAAGCAATAGTAATTTGGGGAGAAATTGTTTCTGGGGATGTAGAAGAACTACCTAAGTTAGTTCCTGTGACAGGCGAATCTACAAATTCTTGGCTAAGTGACTTTAAATTAAGATGAGTCAAGTACGCATCATATAAACCGTTAATTAGCTGTTGATGAGTTGTGTCATCGCTGGTTAAAATCATGTAGCTTTCCGATTTGGTAGCAAGGTGTCGGGAAGTAATAGCTTCAACTGCTGCATTTTCAAATAACAGTTTGGCAGCATCAGGCGCAGTTTGATGTAATTGTTGTACGGTGGTAGTTGTTAGTTTGTTCGCCAGTAAAGTTTCTAGTAAAACTTCTACTTCCTCTGGCGGTAAAGCTTGCAAACGCGCATCTAAACTCGCGTCTGCTGTGGGTTCATCAACAACAGAATCAGCCTTTGACATCGCTTGAATCATCGACCAAAACGACGTCCCATACAAAGCATCATCTTTGTACAATTCTTTTTCATAAGCTACTTGCGCCAGTTCAACTTGTTCGATAAGTCCCAAAACGACCTGGCGGGCTGTTTTGTTACTCATCCAGCTAGCGTGCATATCGAGTACGGCGTTGGTAAGGTTCCCCTCAAGAGCAGTTCTACTGTTAAAATTCTGCCGATAGTCTGCGTGCTGTTCAAAAATTTTTATCAGCTTCGCAGTCTGATTGGTATCAAATAATTCCGTACCAAAACCAATAGAAGAGACTGCTAATCCTTCAAGTTTGGCGCGAATATAAGGGTTAGTTGCATTCCTGACAAACTCCTTAGTCTGCCGCACAATTTGTTTAGATTTTTCTTCAGTTTGTGGTTTTGATAGCTGTTTAGATGATGGCTCAGTGTTAGTTTCGCTAGTGGGATTATTCTGGGGAGTTTCCGAAGCGGAATTTATCGTCTCTGCACCCTGATTTGGCAAATTAAAAGTATTTGAGTCTGGTTTATTTTCCGGCTCTACAGGCTGCTCTAATTGTGCCAAACTTAATTCTGTTTCCGGTTCAGATATAGTAAATAATTTTTCTAAATCCAGCTTAGTTTGCTCGTAATTCGTTTCATCCACATAAGGCACAAATTCACCACTAGAACCAAAAGTTCCTGCTTCTAGTGCTTCCATCGTCGGTAATTCTATTCCTAACATTTTCCGAGCTTCTTCCCTTTGCTCAAAAGCACATAGGGCGTGTTGCTGTTCAACCATTAAATAATCCAAAACTCGATCGATTCGTTCTTCTGGAACCATCACCCGCATTACATCACCGATAGAAGTGAATTCAGCACCGCAAGCTTCGATCAAATTTTCATCTAAGTAATATTCACCACCCGCTGCTTTGGAAATAGGAGCGCTCAACATATATCCTTGTTGATTTCCACGAGCTTGAATCTTCAAAATTCCATCTTCTGTTTTTACATGACCCAAGTAATTAGTTTCCGTTGTAATAAAGCGTTTGACATCAGAAATAGTCGGCATTTTTACTGGTTCTGCTTCCAGTGATTTTTGGATATCAAAACCTTTGGGCATTAATATTCCTTGACGCACATTACCTCTATTGTCGGTAAAATTGATAACTCTACCGCTACCGTTAAACATGGAGTAGGCGCGGAGAATATTACCTGTAAATATTTGTCTCTGTTCGCGAGATTTTGATTGACGTTGGTCGAATAATTCGTAAATATTAACCTTGAAAGAGTCAGTTTCAGCAGGTTCTACCCAAATACTACCTTCACTACTTTGATTAATCTTGGACATGGGGATAGAAAGCTCTCGTGCGGTGTCTGCGATCGCAAATTTAACCTTCCAATTAGAAGGTGCTGCTGGGTTAGATATTCTACCTTCAATTTCATCGGCTCCCCTGTCAGTTTGCCAAATTTTAGTTACTACACCATAAAATATATTTTGTCCTGTTAAAACACGCACTGTTTGACCAACTGGCATTGTATCTAGCACTTTGGCAATATGTGAGTAATTGTTATCAAGTGCTGAATTAATTTTTTCGACTCGTTTCTCTGATTTATTCTTAGTAGCAAGTGTTCTGTATTCTTCTAACGCTGCTTTTAACTCGGATTTAGTATTAGTTGCGGTTTCTTCTCCTTGCTTACATACTCCATAAAAATCATGCTCGTTTATCTCTACAATTGGTTCTAACTCTAAGGCGGAACGAACTTGATTTACGCATTGAACTTGAGTGTAAGGTTTGACAGGAGTTTTGGCATCAATTACTTCTAAATAAACTGCTTCGGTAAAAGGCGAGTCACCCGGTACATCGGCTGGTTTTACTTCCATTCTCGCCAGAGTTCGAGCGTCTAAATCGACGGATTTGGCTTCTAAAGTTGATTCCCCCATCGCTTCCATCTGCGCCACTAATTCACTGTACCTTTCCGTTAGCGTATCGAGAAACCATTTTTGTTCTTCAATAGACAGAAGAATAGCTCGACCTGTCACCCTTCTAGCATCATCTCCCGGTTCGTAATTATCAGCGTCATAGTCCAAAGGATAATCTAATTTTTCGTTAATACGAGGGTTTTCCGAAAGGATTTCAGCTACAATTTGGTCGCCGTATTCATTCAGAAAATCAACTGTATTATCTAAGCTGAAAGCAGATTGTCTGGTTGCTGTTGTATTGGCGTTTAATGCTGCTAATTTTTTCAGCAGTACAGCTGTGGGACGAACTTCGGCGGGGGCGCTGGTTGAGATAAATTCAAATTCGGGTAGCGCTACCTGTCCGGTGCGGTGAATGCGCCCTAGCATTTGCATGAAGCCTGTGATTTTGGGATCGGCTTGCAAAATTCCCATAACGCGGGTGGACTTGTCTGAGAACTTTTCAGAGGCGTGTAAGGATATGCCTGTAGAACCAGCACTGTTGAGAATAATTGCGTCAATTTGACCGCTATTAAATCGGTCTACAGCTTCTTTTCTACCTTGGGCGGATGATTCGCGTGGCGATCGCACTTCGTAAGTGGGCGGATTTTCACTATAATCAATTTGAGAGGAACGTCCGGTTACTTCACTTGTTCTAATTCCGTACTGTTCCAAACGGTGACTTATATAATCTATGGGCGAAACAGGTAAACTGGAAAAATCAATATTGTCTATTTGTGACATTATTTCATCCCAAACTAGCACTCCTTCTGCACCAATCTCTTCATCTGTCAAACGCCGCTTTTTTTGGTCGCCAAAAGCATCTCTAATTCTAATTTCA
It encodes:
- a CDS encoding strawberry notch C-terminal domain-containing protein; this encodes MKEENALKLISALADYFYAGNSFGSITEARKYAEQIGAEKIESGTVQAKYLDEIIESALMRTATRIVSDTTDDLEAFDRLVDLYQRQPSLNVKTSTSVAQQAYSTPIPIAYLAATLAGIDKTKTVYEPTGGHGSLLIKASKNLVQVNELNRARANDLIAQGFSVTQNDATTYTPTDKFDVVILNPPFGTIQDENGKTKTFLIEAGAAGKPGQTWPTTQLDYVIALRSLTAMKADGKAVLILGGKLGQNEKTRSNRYNTQMSRAFYQTLYSNYNVTKHLSIDGNLYRKQGAGFPIDLIVIDGIGKSNRQLPASDTPKVYTSFEQLKELFNESVIEPIDRSQQPTNLVADTARRSQYPDRNLGGSSSENTLDRESNSLSGTTETSGVRIDSSGTDDNRGNGSLPKDANSIGYEISQLDSPLFQEQGKPTDSFFMGASDHTGQRLPVGNDEFASENGVSRNGSYFSTETTGKYPGAGFVELANTGDGLRFLNRSEGDKTMADELQNDLQTQQETPLQVAYSPASGGLSLNTLVPTNLSNATQRALSRLTQKVRPQVERFYELRGIPIPETLEARDIIDTFVMEQLDIPNKETLYSRFSAEQIDAGALFINTILEEKTFIQGDQTGIGKGRNAALAIDWAIKHGMTPIFITQSPELHSAMMTDLADIGRGNLRPFPTTGERIDTPNNGVIRLSDANQKQLMEQFNRQRNLGNQYDFIVTTYSQLQNVRGKETPRHEFLRSLAPNALIIMDECHNAVGSRNPQTQSSRARFSRELLDTSRGGLLLSATSMKDANYSLYAKTDMLLAVDGNVAALDALAARGGVPMMQMVSVGLASSGQYIRRERSYEGVEVGVTVAEIDLSTLDRIYSVMADIVRFDDIKQEGIKAQDKALKAEAKAVLNDDSVGMAGADSSNFTAIMHNLSSQLLLAAKAETSVQWAVKQRELGKKPVLSLYNTMGSAIDRYVEERGLKPGDVIDISFGDLLKHYAERSREIRIRDAFGDQKKRRLTDEEIGAEGVLVWDEIMSQIDNIDFSSLPVSPIDYISHRLEQYGIRTSEVTGRSSQIDYSENPPTYEVRSPRESSAQGRKEAVDRFNSGQIDAIILNSAGSTGISLHASEKFSDKSTRVMGILQADPKITGFMQMLGRIHRTGQVALPEFEFISTSAPAEVRPTAVLLKKLAALNANTTATRQSAFSLDNTVDFLNEYGDQIVAEILSENPRINEKLDYPLDYDADNYEPGDDARRVTGRAILLSIEEQKWFLDTLTERYSELVAQMEAMGESTLEAKSVDLDARTLARMEVKPADVPGDSPFTEAVYLEVIDAKTPVKPYTQVQCVNQVRSALELEPIVEINEHDFYGVCKQGEETATNTKSELKAALEEYRTLATKNKSEKRVEKINSALDNNYSHIAKVLDTMPVGQTVRVLTGQNIFYGVVTKIWQTDRGADEIEGRISNPAAPSNWKVKFAIADTARELSIPMSKINQSSEGSIWVEPAETDSFKVNIYELFDQRQSKSREQRQIFTGNILRAYSMFNGSGRVINFTDNRGNVRQGILMPKGFDIQKSLEAEPVKMPTISDVKRFITTETNYLGHVKTEDGILKIQARGNQQGYMLSAPISKAAGGEYYLDENLIEACGAEFTSIGDVMRVMVPEERIDRVLDYLMVEQQHALCAFEQREEARKMLGIELPTMEALEAGTFGSSGEFVPYVDETNYEQTKLDLEKLFTISEPETELSLAQLEQPVEPENKPDSNTFNLPNQGAETINSASETPQNNPTSETNTEPSSKQLSKPQTEEKSKQIVRQTKEFVRNATNPYIRAKLEGLAVSSIGFGTELFDTNQTAKLIKIFEQHADYRQNFNSRTALEGNLTNAVLDMHASWMSNKTARQVVLGLIEQVELAQVAYEKELYKDDALYGTSFWSMIQAMSKADSVVDEPTADASLDARLQALPPEEVEVLLETLLANKLTTTTVQQLHQTAPDAAKLLFENAAVEAITSRHLATKSESYMILTSDDTTHQQLINGLYDAYLTHLNLKSLSQEFVDSPVTGTNLGSSSTSPETISPQITIASAPQQKEAGAKKVATLLHKSGLATEIMKGDDFHLKVENEPYIPLVIERYGNELYLTHYLEQGGDTFIDSEMVYRIGGDGSLKLKEVATQNPFTGGEARSHDRGFAQMFSSNLLAQGFAEATAKVWTSVVADRADISLSTENEFNEQKPDVIATQLEKINGYELSQHKHELLDLESKCEDNKIVDIVQQTSETELISPDDLNLTNKEAIAPTQSPDSENKPTSALSDDITIPTQPIDNEQKHFPSLNQLRLWYAQARDLGRDPSYLEQIKALGEQMKASSKEAVQYPDRSVSNFPISPETQTAMQADFDAYRQQTDYIFQATHTILQKLGKKQGAAKVFEGKYYRLSATNDTTKVVEKSRGEILIADKNQVILTKVNSTDRQKFSRLCVELTKNSTRDRGQER